The stretch of DNA TCCTCTTTGGGCAATTAGCATTCGTTTTGGCTTTAGTTTGAGTAGGGATGCGGAAAAGGTTACTAATTACATGGCTGCGTTATTCAAAAAGTGCACATTGTGGTTAGCAAACTAATTTAGCTAACGGCGGATGTACCTACaagtaaaacaaattaaatatggaATAGAGAGCTGACATTCTGCAATGAACGGAAACAAGGATGAGCGTCATAATTAGTTCATGAGCGTTTAATGGAAACATGGCTTTCAACATAATTACAAGAAGTCCGCATCCTTTAATCgataatcttaaaataaagataattTCAGAgcattattaaaatcaataattaacaattatttttttaattttttgtaataatcgaaaaataaaaaccattgcGGACTTGTAAACAACAATgggtaacaaaaatatttttggtccctCCTTAAAGTTTAACTAACTAATAAGTCAATCAAGTTTTTGGCTCTTGTCCATATTGAGTGAAATGGATCGATTTTGTATAGCACATCAATCATTAGTGCTAAAATAGTGAGTAGTTATTTTTCATCATGAAAAttcttgataaaattaaatttcaaaatattttaaaatgttcatgTTTGCGTTATATATGTTCTACtgtacatttttatatgggCAGACATTAATGAAAGGTTTTGATCCAGTTTTGCGAATCTGTGGCCACCCATCGATTCATTCTTTTTCCAatcgtatttatttttattgcatttttacgACATTTCGCGCTTTAGTGGTATATCCAATAAAAAGAAACGAGATGGAGAGAGCGGGAAAAAGCCCAGTCCGCGGTTATTTAATCTAGAAAATATGCGATAAAACACTGACAGATTACCAGTTGGTCGGCGCAATTGCGGCCTTATCGCCTCCCCAATCGCTACATGGCCGGCAATTGTTATTAGCAAATTGAGTTTGGCCCACTCAAACGCTATCGAAATGCCACAGTGGGCACATCTCGGCCTGGCGGCTCTCCTCCTCGTCAGCTGCACCCAAGTGGGTGGTGCGGACATCGATTGGTGGGAGAACGCCTCGCTCTACCAGATATATCCGCGCTCCTTCCAGGAcagcgatggcgatggcatcGGGGACCTGCAGGGCATTACTTCGCGACTGGGCTATCTCAAGGAAATCGGCATCACGGCCACCTGGCTGTCGCCCATTTTCACCTCGCCGATGTCGGACTTTGGTTACGACATCTCCAACTTCTACGACATCGATCCGATTTTCGGCACTCTCGCGGACTTCGATGCCCTGATAGTGGAGGCCAAGTCGCTGGGCGTTAAGATCATCCTGGACTTTGTACCCAACCACTCGAGCGACGAGAACGAGTGGTTCCAGAAGTCGGTTAACCGCGAGGAGGGTTACGACGACTTCTACGTGTGGGACGATGGAAAGCTAAACGAGGAGACCGGCGAGCGGGATCCGCCCTCCAACTGGGTGAGCGTGTTCAGTGGACCCATGTGGACGTGGAACGAGAAGCGCCAGCAGTACTTCCTCCACCAGTTCCAGGTGAAGCAGCCGGATCTGAATTTCACCAATCCCATGGTGAGGGAGCACATGCTGGACGTCCTCAAGTTTTGGCTAGATCGTGGAGTGGACGGATTCAGGATCGACGCTGTGCCCCACATCTACGAGTACCGCAATGCGGACGGCTCCTATCCGGATGAGCCGGTCAGTGGGTGGGGCAGCGACCCCAATGCCTACGACTACCACGACCACATCTACACCAAGGATCAGCCAGCCACGGTGGACTTAATGTACGAGTGGCGTGCCTATTTGGACAGCTATCGGGCTACGAATGGTGGTGACTCGAGGGTTCTGCTGGCCGAGGCCTACTCCTCCGTGGAGACACTGAGTGCCTACTTCGGCAACAGCAGCCATCAGGGCACCCAGCTGCCCATGAACTTCCAGCTGATGTATCTCAGTGGGTACTCCACGGCCAGGGATGTGGTGGGATCGATCGACTACTGGATGAACACCATGTGGACGGAGCACCAGACGGCCAACTGGGTGGTGGGGAATCACGACACCAACCGCGTGGCCGATCGCATGGGAGCCCACAAGGTGGATCTGCTGAATGTCATCGTGAATGCGTTGCCAGGTGCCTCAGTAACCTACTACGGCGAGGAGATTGGCATGTCCAACGTGGATGTGGAGTGCACGAGCGACTCTTGCGAGGATCGTGATGGCGAGCGAACGCCGATGCAGTGGACAGGTGGAAAGAATGCCGACTTCTCGGAAGGGGAGAGCACCTGGCTGCCCCTCAGTTCCGATTACCAGAGGTACAATGTGCAGACGGAGCGCGGCGTCTCGAGGTCCTCTTTAAATGTCTTTAAAGGACTTCAGGCACTGAAGAGCAGTGCCGCCTTTCTGGCTTTCAAGGAGGAGGGAGGATTCTCCTACGAGGCGGTGACGGAACAGGTCCTACAAATTATACGGTAGGTAAATCAAGTTCTATCCTCAGATACAGGATAAAGCCCccgaatttaattattattccaGGACCAACAAGTACAGCGAGGAGTATCGAATCTTGGTCAACATGGGCAACGGTATGGAGATCATCGATGGACTGGCCGCCAAAACCTACGAGTATGTGCTGGTCACCGCGTACTCCAACCATTATGTGGGGTAAGCTTTCGAAACCTATCGATGCAAAGAATTTCTAACTAATTCGAGTGAATCCACAGGCAAAAAGTAGACCTCTCGCAGCGAATTATCCTCATGCCCTACGAAGCAGTCGTCTTACGCTGGTCGGCGTAACTTAATTCCGATTATTCTGTTatttgtgaaaaataaattacctgTTTATTTCCTGTTAATCAGTATCGAATGCTATTGGGGTCCCCCATAAAGATAAGCCCCGTTTCTGTCAGCCATTCGACGCATGTGTTCCCAGCCATATATTATGGTGAACTTTGAGTGCCAATTACCTACAAACAGATTGTAACACACCCCACTTGAAGATATAGAACCTGGTATTAGGTTATGCAATCTGTATGGATTAATCTGGGAACAAATGTGATCGATAATAATCACTCGAATTCAATTCTTGCCTAATTGCCCAATAAAATTAATGACCATTATTCAAAACCTTCGGTGGGGTTCCTAATCAGTGTGGGTCTATCGCAACGATAAGCCCTCTGTTGAGTAATTCTACCCCCATGAGGAAGTTGTGCGTTTTGATTATTCTTTATTAGCGGCCTCTTAAACTAGTTTAGACTGTGCTCAGCACGACGGCCTCCTTGGGCATCAGCAGCACAGAGTTGGCAAAGGTAAGATCGCTGAAAAGAAGGGGATTTTGAGATATTGTTTTATAGTCTTAGGCAAAGCTTTACTCACTTCTTGCGACGCGAGCTCTTATCGTTCACCACCACGTATTGCAGTTGAGTGGAGATGGAGGTGAAGACGGAGTCCAGGTTGATCGACTCGACATCATCGTTGATGTTGATGACGGTGATGTAGGACTTCTGGCCGGCCAGGGAGCTGTAGATAAAATAATCGATATAGTTACGGAATACAAGATAATACAGGCTACTCCCTACCGCTTGAAGGCCAGCACATTGGGACCTATGGCCGAAACCGAGACATCGCCCTGCTTCAAAGTGGGCTCATCTCGCAGGGCACGCAGCTGCTTGTAGACATTCAGGTGGCTCAGGGCGATTCCACGCTCCTTCTTCACATTCACCTGCTTGTAGTCACTGGCCACCGGCAGCCAGGTGACGGAGGCGTTGGAGAATCCGGCGTTCACCTCGTCGCTCCACTGGAAGGGAGTGCGGACGGGGTCACGGGTGAGGCGCTCGAACTCCTGCTCGTTGGACTGGCAGGCCTGCGGATCCACGGTGTCCTCCCAGCTGATCCAGACGTCGGTCATGCCGGTCTCCTCACCCTGGTAGGTCACACTCACGCCGGGCAGGCCCATCACGATCATGTTGCAGGCGTCGATGCGGTCCGAGCCCAGGCGGGAGCCAATGCGACTCTGGTCGTGGTTGCCGAACACCCAGTTGGCCACCTGGCCCTCGGGCATGTTGTCCAGCCAGTTGTGGATCAGCTCCGAGTAGTGGTAGGCGTCGGAGCTGTAGCCGATCTTGGCCAGCAGCTCGAAGTTGAAGGGGATCTGGGAGCCCAGGTGGGTGCCGTTGCCGTAGTACTGCATCAGAACCTCCAGCGGGGAGTAGGCCTCGGTGAGCAGGACGCGGTCATCGCCGCCCAGCTCGGCGTCGATCTCCTCGATCACATCGCGGAACTCGTAGACCAGTTCCAGGGTCTCCGGCTGATCGGTGGTGTAGATGTGCTGCAGGTAGGTATAGTCCTCGGGATCGTTCACATCCAGGTTGCGGGGCTCATCGGGCCAGTTGCCATCGGAATCCGCGGGAATCTCGAAAACATGAGGCACTGCATCGATACGGAAGCCATAGGCTCCCTTGCGCAGCCAGAAGCGCAGGACGTCCTTCATGGCCTCCACCACCTTGGGGTTGCGGTAGTTGAGATCCGGCTGCTTGGCGTGGAACTGATGGAGGTAGTAGGCCTGTCGCTGCTCGTTCCACGTCCACATGGAGCCGCGGAAGACGGAGAGCCAGTTGTTGGGCGCCTGGCGAATGCCGTTGACCACCTTGCCGGTGTGCCACACGTAGAAGTCCTTGTACTCCTCCTCGCCGGCGGCCGATCGGATGAACCAGTCGCACTCGTCGCTCGTGTGATTGGGCACAAAGTCCAGGATTATCTTGATGTCCAGCTCCTTGGCGCGTGCCAACAGCGCCTCGAAATCTTCCATGGTTCCGAAGAGGGGATCGATGTTCTTGAGATCGGCCACATCGTAGCCAAAGTCAGCCATGGGCGAGGTGAAAATGGGGGACAGCCAGGTGGCAGTGATGCCGATTTCTTTCAGGTAAGGCAGCTGTTGCGTAATACCTGGTAATCATGTCatattaaaacctttt from Drosophila takahashii strain IR98-3 E-12201 chromosome 2R, DtakHiC1v2, whole genome shotgun sequence encodes:
- the Mal-A2 gene encoding maltase A2, with product MPQWAHLGLAALLLVSCTQVGGADIDWWENASLYQIYPRSFQDSDGDGIGDLQGITSRLGYLKEIGITATWLSPIFTSPMSDFGYDISNFYDIDPIFGTLADFDALIVEAKSLGVKIILDFVPNHSSDENEWFQKSVNREEGYDDFYVWDDGKLNEETGERDPPSNWVSVFSGPMWTWNEKRQQYFLHQFQVKQPDLNFTNPMVREHMLDVLKFWLDRGVDGFRIDAVPHIYEYRNADGSYPDEPVSGWGSDPNAYDYHDHIYTKDQPATVDLMYEWRAYLDSYRATNGGDSRVLLAEAYSSVETLSAYFGNSSHQGTQLPMNFQLMYLSGYSTARDVVGSIDYWMNTMWTEHQTANWVVGNHDTNRVADRMGAHKVDLLNVIVNALPGASVTYYGEEIGMSNVDVECTSDSCEDRDGERTPMQWTGGKNADFSEGESTWLPLSSDYQRYNVQTERGVSRSSLNVFKGLQALKSSAAFLAFKEEGGFSYEAVTEQVLQIIRTNKYSEEYRILVNMGNGMEIIDGLAAKTYEYVLVTAYSNHYVGQKVDLSQRIILMPYEAVVLRWSA
- the Mal-A3 gene encoding maltase A3, translating into MFKLLVLSCLLALVLPSLAEVGWWKTGQFYQIYPRSFKDSDGDGVGDLVGITQQLPYLKEIGITATWLSPIFTSPMADFGYDVADLKNIDPLFGTMEDFEALLARAKELDIKIILDFVPNHTSDECDWFIRSAAGEEEYKDFYVWHTGKVVNGIRQAPNNWLSVFRGSMWTWNEQRQAYYLHQFHAKQPDLNYRNPKVVEAMKDVLRFWLRKGAYGFRIDAVPHVFEIPADSDGNWPDEPRNLDVNDPEDYTYLQHIYTTDQPETLELVYEFRDVIEEIDAELGGDDRVLLTEAYSPLEVLMQYYGNGTHLGSQIPFNFELLAKIGYSSDAYHYSELIHNWLDNMPEGQVANWVFGNHDQSRIGSRLGSDRIDACNMIVMGLPGVSVTYQGEETGMTDVWISWEDTVDPQACQSNEQEFERLTRDPVRTPFQWSDEVNAGFSNASVTWLPVASDYKQVNVKKERGIALSHLNVYKQLRALRDEPTLKQGDVSVSAIGPNVLAFKRSLAGQKSYITVININDDVESINLDSVFTSISTQLQYVVVNDKSSRRKNDLTFANSVLLMPKEAVVLSTV